A portion of the Phocoena sinus isolate mPhoSin1 chromosome 9, mPhoSin1.pri, whole genome shotgun sequence genome contains these proteins:
- the KMT2E gene encoding inactive histone-lysine N-methyltransferase 2E isoform X2, whose product MSIVIPLGVDTAETSYLEMAAGSEPESVEASPVVVEKSNSYPHQLYTSSSHHSHSYIGLPYADHNYGARPPPTPPASPPPSVLISKNEVGIFTTPNFDETSSATTISTSEDGSYGTDVTRCICGFTHDDGYMICCDKCSVWQHIDCMGIDRQHIPDTYLCERCQPRSLDKERAVLLQRRKRENMSDGDTSATESGDEVPVELYTAFQHTPTSITLTASRVSKVNDKRRKKSGEKEQNISKCKKAFREGSRKSSRVKGSAPEIDPSSDGSNFGWETKIKAWMDRYEEANNNQYSEGVQREAQRIALRLGNGNDKKEINKSDLNTNNLIFKPPVESHIQKNKKILKSAKDLPPDALIIEYRGKFMLREQFEANGYFFKRPYPFVLFYSKFHGLEMCVDARTFGNEARFIRRSCTPNAEVRHEIEDGTIHLYIYSVQSIPKGTEITIAFDFDYGNCKYKVDCACLKENPECPVLKRSSESTENINSGYETRRKKGKKEKDISKEKDTQNQNITLDCEGTANKMKSPETKQRKLSPLRLSVSNNQEPDFIDDIEEKTPISNEVEMESEEQIAERRRKMTREERKMEAILQAFARLEKREKRREQALERISTAKTEVKTECKDAQIVTDAEVIQEQAKEETASKPTPAKVNRTKQRKSFSRSRTHIGQQRRRHRTVSMCSDIQPSSPDVEVTSQQNDTENTVLAIEPESETALAEIITETEVPALNKCPTKYPKTKKHLVNEWLSEKNEKTGKPSDTLSEKPLRITTDPEVLATQLNSLPGLTYSPHVYSTPKHYIRFTSPFLSEKRRRKEPPENISGSCKKRWLKQALEEENSAILHRFNSPCQERSRSPTVNGENRSPLLLNDSCSLPDLTTPLKKRRLYQLLDSAYSETSTPTPSPYATPTHTDITPTDPSFATPPRAKSDDEACRNGYKPIYSPVTPVTPGTPGNTMHFENISSPESSPEIKRRTYSQEGFDRSSTMLTLGPFRNSNLTELGLQEIKTIGYTSPRSRTEVSRQCPGEKESVSDLQLGLDTVEQAALHKTMETPAHDRTESNSQLESAHSGRGPIYSSWVKSPDRTGVNFSVNSNLRDLTPSHQLEVGGGFRISESKCLMQDDTRGMFMETPVFCTSEDGLVSGFGRTINDNLIDGSCTPQNPPQKKKVSLLEYRKRQREARKSGSKAEHFPLVNVSPHTTGNLSSNNADGCANGNENGEQIESTASLPLPTPATVYNATLEETSNNCPVKEASASEKNEPEVQWTASTSVEQVRERSYQRALLLSDHRKDKDSDPDPENPEPTTTSECASPDPSQNTCKSPSKMSKPGSPGPVIPAQPHGKILTKPDSHWEGAVTVSEAENGVHLKTELHQKQLSSNTQALSKNPPPQPLVRGAPEQLAQKLPSAPVKLHCPPSPHGENPPKSSTPHTPVQHGYLSPKPPSQQLGSPYRPHHSQSPQVGTPQREPQRNFYPAAQNLQASTQQAPSGALFTQTPSGQPPAALSQQFTQSSLGGAAPPPPPPPPPPSSSYYQNQQPSANFQSYNQLKGSLSQQTVFTSGPNQALPGTTGQQAVPGHHVTPGHFLPSQTPPVHHQTSAAVVPPPPPPPPAPGPHLAQPQPHSVAHGVGPVHAVAPGSHVHSQTAGHRLPPPPPPPAPHHHPPPHPSTGLPGLQAQHQHVVSSAPPPPPPPPPSGVLASGHHTPSAPALHHPPHQGPPLFPSSAHPAVPPYPSQATTHHTTLGPGPQHQPSGTGPHCPLPVAGPHLQPQGPNSIPTPTASGFCPHPGSVALPHGVQGPQQASPVPGQIPIHRAQVPPTFQNNYHGSGWH is encoded by the exons gaGTTTGGATAAAGAGAGGGCAGTGCTACTACAACGCCGGAAAAGGGAAAATATGTCAG ATGGTGATACCAGTGCAACTGAGAGTGGTGATGAGGTTCCTGTGGAATTATATACTGCATTTCAGCATACCCCGACATCGATTACTTTAACTGCTTCAAGAGTTTCCAAGGttaatgataaaagaaggaaaaaaagtggggagaaagaacaaaacatttcaaaatgtaaaaaa GCCTTTCGTGAAGGATCTAGGAAATCATCAAGAGTTAAG GGCTCAGCTCCAGAGATTGATCCTTCGTCTGATGGTTCAAATTTTGGATGGGAGACAAAAATTAAAGCATGGATGGATCGATACGAAGAGGCAAATAATAACCAATATAGTGAGGGTGTTCAGAGGGAGGCACAAAGAATAGCTCTGAGACTGGGCAACGGAAATgacaaaaaagagataaataaatcaGATTTGAATACCAATAATTTGATCTTCAAACCTCCTGTAGAG agccatatacaaaaaaataagaaaattctgaaatctgCAAAAGATTTGCCTCCTGATGCACTTATCATTGAATACAGAGGGAAGTTTATGTTAAGAGAACAGTTTGAAGCAAATGGATATTTCTTTAAGAg accatacccttttgttttattctattctaAATTTCATGGTCTAGAAATGTGTGTTGATGCAAGGACTTTTGGGAATGAAGCTCGGTTCATTAGGCGTTCCTGTACACCGAATGCAGAG GTGAGGCATGAAATTGAGGATGGAACCATACATCTTTACATTTATTCTGTACAAAGTATTCCAAAGGGAACTGAAATTACTATTGCCTTTGATTTTGACTATGGGAATTG TAAGTACAAGGTGGATTGTGCATGCCTCAAAGAAAATCCAGAGTGCCCTGTTCTGAAACGTAGTTCTGAATCCACGGAAAACATCAATAGTGGTTATGAgaccagaaggaagaaaggaaaaaaagaaaaggatatttcaaaagaaaaagatacacaaaatcaGAATATTACTTTGGATTGTGAAGGGACAGCGAACAAAATGAAGAGCCCGGAAACTAAACAGAGAAAGCTTTCTCCTCTGAGACTATCGGTGTCAAATAATCAG GAACCAGATTTTATTGATGATATAGAAGAAAAAACTCCCATTAGCAATGAAGTAGAAATGGAGTCAGAGGAACAGATtgcagaaaggagaaggaagatg acaagagaagaaaggaaaatggaagcaATTCTGCAAGCTTTTGCCAGActtgaaaaaagagagaaaagaagagaacaagCTTTGGAAAGGATCAGCACTGCCAAAACTGAAGTTAAAACTGAATGTAAAGATGCACAGATTGTCACTGATGCTGAAGTTATTCAG GAAcaagcaaaagaagaaactgCTAGCAAGCCAACTCCTGCCAAAGTAAATAGAACTAAACAGAGAAAAAGTTTTTCTCGGAGTAGGACCCACATCGGACAGCAGCGTCGGAGACACAGAACTGTCAGCATGTGTTCAGATATCCAACCGTCTTCTCCTGATGTAGAAGTTACTTCACAACAAAATGATACTGAAAATACTGTACTTGCAATAGAACCAGAAAGTGAAACTGCACTAGCAGAAATAATTACTGAAACTGAAGTTccagcacttaataaatgtccaACAAAGTATCCCAAAACAAAAAAG cACTTGGTCAATGAATGGTTAAGTGAGAAGAATGAGAAGACGGGAAAACCTTCAGACACCCTTTCAGAAAAGCCTCTGCGCATAACTACAGATCCTGAAGTGTTAGCTACACAGCTCAATTCTTTACCGGGTCTCACTTATAGTCCGCATGTATACTCTACTCCTAAGCACTACATTAGATTCACTTCACCATTCCTttcagaaaaaaggagaagaaaagaacctcCTGAAAACATTTCTGGCTCATGCAAGAAG CGGTGGTTGAAACAAGCTCTGGAAGAAGAAAACTCAGCAATTTTACACAGATTTAATTCACCCTGTCAAGAAAGATCCAGAAGTCCTACAGTCAATGGTGAAAATAGAAGTCCACTACTATTAAATGATAGCTGTTCTCTTCCAG ATTTAACTACACCACTAAAAAAACGAAGACTCTATCAGTTACTAGATTCTGCTTACTCAGAAACCTCCACACCTACTCCTTCACCATATGCTACCCCAACTCACACAGATATTACTCCTACGGATCCATCATTTGCCACTCCTCCACGGGCAAAGTCAGACGACGAAGCTTGTAGAAATGGTTATAAGCCCATTTATTCACCAGTTACCCCAGTAACTCCGGGCACACCGGGAAATACCATGCACTTTGAg aATATTTCTTCCCCAGAAAGTTCTCCAGAAATTAAGAGACGCACTTATAGTCAAGAG GGCTTTGACAGATCTTCAACCATGTTAACATTGGGGCCTTTtagaaattctaatttaactgAACTCGGTCTGcaagaaataaagactattggtTATACCAGCCCTAGGAGTAGGACTGAAGTCAGTAGGCAGTGCCCTGGAGAAAAGGAATCTGTGTCAGACCTTCAACTGGGACTCGATACAGTTGAGCAAGCTGCCTTACATAAAACCATGGAAACACCTGCACATGACAGGACTGAGTCTAACAGCCAACTGGAATCTGCTCACTCTGGACGGGGCCCAATATATTCTTCCTGGGTAAAGAGTCCTGACAGAACAGGAGTTAACTTCTCAGTAAACTCCAACTTGAGGGACCTGACACCCTCACATCAGTTGGAGGTTGGAGGAGGCTTCCGAATAAGTGAGTCAAAGTGCCTGATGCAGGATGATACTAGAGGCATGTTTATGGAAACACCTGTGTTTTGTACTTCAGAAGATGGGCTTGTATCTGGTTTTGGACGGACTATTAATGACAATTTGATCGACGGAAGTTGCACACCCCAGAATccaccacaaaagaaaaag GTTTCTCTATTAGAATACCGGAAAAGACAACGTGAAGCTAGGAAAAGTGGCTCTAAGGCAGAACACTTTCCACTGGTtaacgtatcacctcacacaactGGAAACTTGAGCAGCAACAATGCTGATGGGTGTGCCAACGGGAATGAAAATGGGGAGCAGATAGAAAGCACTGCTAGCCTACCTTTACCAACACCAGCTACAGTTTATAATGCTACTTTGGAAGAAACCAGCAATAACTGTCCTGTTAAGGAAGCTTCTGCCAGTGAAAAGAATGAACCAGAAGTCCAATG GACCGCCTCAACTTCAGTGGAGCAAGTGCGAGAGAGGAGTTATCAGAGAGCTTTACTACTCAGTGATCACCGAAAAGATAAAGATAGTG ATCCTGATCCTGAAAATCCAGAACCCACGACTACAAGTGAATGTGCGTCCCCAGATCCTTCCCAAAATACTTGTAAAAGCCCTTCAAAAATGAGCAAG CCTGGTTCACCGGGACCTGTAATTCCTGCCCAGCCACATGGGAAAATACTCACAAAACCAGATTCCCATTGGGAGGGAGCAGTTACTGTGTCAGAAGCGGAGAACGGTGTCCACCTGAAAACAGAACTCCATCAAAAACAGCTGTCAAGTAACACCCAAGCACTTTCGAAGAATCCTCCTCCACAGCCACTTGTTCGCGGCGCACCTGAGCAACTTGCACAGAAGCTGCCGTCCGCGCCCGTGAAGTTGCACTGTCCTCCATCACCTCACGGAGAAAATCCTCCAAAGTCGTCGACGCCTCACACGCCTGTACAACACGGTTATCTTTCACCAAAGCCTCCTTCACAGCAGTTAGGCTCTCCCTACAGGCCTCACCACTCACAGTCACCTCAAGTTGGAACACCTCAGCGAGAGCCTCAAAGAAATTTTTACCCAGCAGCACAGAACCTTCAAGCCAGTACGCAGCAGGCCCCTTCTGGAGCGCTGTTCACGCAGACGCCCTCAGGACAGCCCCCGGCAGCGCTCAGTCAGCAGTTTACCCAGTCGAGCCTGGGCGGCGCGgccccaccacccccgccccccccgccccccccctcgTCCTCTTACTATCAAAACCAGCAGCCCTCCGCAAACTTTCAGAGCTATAATCAGCTGAAAGGCAGTCTTTCCCAACAAACTGTGTTTACATCAGGACCAAATCAAGCTCTCCCCGGCACCACGGGCCAGCAAGCCGTTCCGGGACATCACGTGACTCCAGGGCACTTTCTGCCTTCGCAGACCCCTCCCGTTCACCACCAGACCTCCGCCGCCGTagtcccaccccctcctcccccacctcccgcTCCAGGACCACACCTCGCCCAGCCACAGCCACACTCCGTAGCACACGGCGTGGGGCCTGTCCACGCTGTCGCCCCTGGGTCCCACGTTCACTCTCAAACGGCTGGACACCGTCtgccacccccacctccccctcccgccccgcATCACCATCCACCGCCCCACCCCTCCACGGGACTCCCAGGTCTGCAAGCACAACACCAGCACGTGGTGAGCTCcgcccctccaccaccccctcctccGCCGCCTTCCGGTGTTCTGGCTTCCGGACATCATACCCCATCGGCTCCGGCCTTACACCACCCACCTCATCAAGGACCTCCACTTTTTCCTTCAAGTGCTCATCCAGCTGTACCACCGTACCCCTCACAAGCTACTACACATCACACCACTCTGGGACCGGGACCCCAACACCAGCCTTCTGGAACAGGGCCACATTGTCCTTTACCAGTCGCAGGTCCTCATCTCCAGCCCCAAGGACCAAACAGTATTCCCACACCTACCGCTTCAGGGTTCTGTCCTCATCCTGGCTCTGTGGCCCTGCCACATGGGGTTCAAGGACCTCAGCAGGCATCTCCAGTGCCTGGACAGATTCCAATTCACAGAGCACAGGTGCCACCAACATTTCAGAACAATTACCATGGTTCAGGGTGGCATTAA
- the KMT2E gene encoding inactive histone-lysine N-methyltransferase 2E isoform X1, translating into MSIVIPLGVDTAETSYLEMAAGSEPESVEASPVVVEKSNSYPHQLYTSSSHHSHSYIGLPYADHNYGARPPPTPPASPPPSVLISKNEVGIFTTPNFDETSSATTISTSEDGSYGTDVTRCICGFTHDDGYMICCDKCSVWQHIDCMGIDRQHIPDTYLCERCQPRSLDKERAVLLQRRKRENMSDGDTSATESGDEVPVELYTAFQHTPTSITLTASRVSKVNDKRRKKSGEKEQNISKCKKAFREGSRKSSRVKGSAPEIDPSSDGSNFGWETKIKAWMDRYEEANNNQYSEGVQREAQRIALRLGNGNDKKEINKSDLNTNNLIFKPPVESHIQKNKKILKSAKDLPPDALIIEYRGKFMLREQFEANGYFFKRPYPFVLFYSKFHGLEMCVDARTFGNEARFIRRSCTPNAEVRHEIEDGTIHLYIYSVQSIPKGTEITIAFDFDYGNCKYKVDCACLKENPECPVLKRSSESTENINSGYETRRKKGKKEKDISKEKDTQNQNITLDCEGTANKMKSPETKQRKLSPLRLSVSNNQEPDFIDDIEEKTPISNEVEMESEEQIAERRRKMTREERKMEAILQAFARLEKREKRREQALERISTAKTEVKTECKDAQIVTDAEVIQEQAKEETASKPTPAKVNRTKQRKSFSRSRTHIGQQRRRHRTVSMCSDIQPSSPDVEVTSQQNDTENTVLAIEPESETALAEIITETEVPALNKCPTKYPKTKKHLVNEWLSEKNEKTGKPSDTLSEKPLRITTDPEVLATQLNSLPGLTYSPHVYSTPKHYIRFTSPFLSEKRRRKEPPENISGSCKKRWLKQALEEENSAILHRFNSPCQERSRSPTVNGENRSPLLLNDSCSLPDLTTPLKKRRLYQLLDSAYSETSTPTPSPYATPTHTDITPTDPSFATPPRAKSDDEACRNGYKPIYSPVTPVTPGTPGNTMHFENISSPESSPEIKRRTYSQEGFDRSSTMLTLGPFRNSNLTELGLQEIKTIGYTSPRSRTEVSRQCPGEKESVSDLQLGLDTVEQAALHKTMETPAHDRTESNSQLESAHSGRGPIYSSWVKSPDRTGVNFSVNSNLRDLTPSHQLEVGGGFRISESKCLMQDDTRGMFMETPVFCTSEDGLVSGFGRTINDNLIDGSCTPQNPPQKKKVSLLEYRKRQREARKSGSKAEHFPLVNVSPHTTGNLSSNNADGCANGNENGEQIESTASLPLPTPATVYNATLEETSNNCPVKEASASEKNEPEVQWTASTSVEQVRERSYQRALLLSDHRKDKDSGGESPCVPCSPIHVPSSPSSHSNHIPQLQPKGPVPSFSELIEDPDPENPEPTTTSECASPDPSQNTCKSPSKMSKPGSPGPVIPAQPHGKILTKPDSHWEGAVTVSEAENGVHLKTELHQKQLSSNTQALSKNPPPQPLVRGAPEQLAQKLPSAPVKLHCPPSPHGENPPKSSTPHTPVQHGYLSPKPPSQQLGSPYRPHHSQSPQVGTPQREPQRNFYPAAQNLQASTQQAPSGALFTQTPSGQPPAALSQQFTQSSLGGAAPPPPPPPPPPSSSYYQNQQPSANFQSYNQLKGSLSQQTVFTSGPNQALPGTTGQQAVPGHHVTPGHFLPSQTPPVHHQTSAAVVPPPPPPPPAPGPHLAQPQPHSVAHGVGPVHAVAPGSHVHSQTAGHRLPPPPPPPAPHHHPPPHPSTGLPGLQAQHQHVVSSAPPPPPPPPPSGVLASGHHTPSAPALHHPPHQGPPLFPSSAHPAVPPYPSQATTHHTTLGPGPQHQPSGTGPHCPLPVAGPHLQPQGPNSIPTPTASGFCPHPGSVALPHGVQGPQQASPVPGQIPIHRAQVPPTFQNNYHGSGWH; encoded by the exons gaGTTTGGATAAAGAGAGGGCAGTGCTACTACAACGCCGGAAAAGGGAAAATATGTCAG ATGGTGATACCAGTGCAACTGAGAGTGGTGATGAGGTTCCTGTGGAATTATATACTGCATTTCAGCATACCCCGACATCGATTACTTTAACTGCTTCAAGAGTTTCCAAGGttaatgataaaagaaggaaaaaaagtggggagaaagaacaaaacatttcaaaatgtaaaaaa GCCTTTCGTGAAGGATCTAGGAAATCATCAAGAGTTAAG GGCTCAGCTCCAGAGATTGATCCTTCGTCTGATGGTTCAAATTTTGGATGGGAGACAAAAATTAAAGCATGGATGGATCGATACGAAGAGGCAAATAATAACCAATATAGTGAGGGTGTTCAGAGGGAGGCACAAAGAATAGCTCTGAGACTGGGCAACGGAAATgacaaaaaagagataaataaatcaGATTTGAATACCAATAATTTGATCTTCAAACCTCCTGTAGAG agccatatacaaaaaaataagaaaattctgaaatctgCAAAAGATTTGCCTCCTGATGCACTTATCATTGAATACAGAGGGAAGTTTATGTTAAGAGAACAGTTTGAAGCAAATGGATATTTCTTTAAGAg accatacccttttgttttattctattctaAATTTCATGGTCTAGAAATGTGTGTTGATGCAAGGACTTTTGGGAATGAAGCTCGGTTCATTAGGCGTTCCTGTACACCGAATGCAGAG GTGAGGCATGAAATTGAGGATGGAACCATACATCTTTACATTTATTCTGTACAAAGTATTCCAAAGGGAACTGAAATTACTATTGCCTTTGATTTTGACTATGGGAATTG TAAGTACAAGGTGGATTGTGCATGCCTCAAAGAAAATCCAGAGTGCCCTGTTCTGAAACGTAGTTCTGAATCCACGGAAAACATCAATAGTGGTTATGAgaccagaaggaagaaaggaaaaaaagaaaaggatatttcaaaagaaaaagatacacaaaatcaGAATATTACTTTGGATTGTGAAGGGACAGCGAACAAAATGAAGAGCCCGGAAACTAAACAGAGAAAGCTTTCTCCTCTGAGACTATCGGTGTCAAATAATCAG GAACCAGATTTTATTGATGATATAGAAGAAAAAACTCCCATTAGCAATGAAGTAGAAATGGAGTCAGAGGAACAGATtgcagaaaggagaaggaagatg acaagagaagaaaggaaaatggaagcaATTCTGCAAGCTTTTGCCAGActtgaaaaaagagagaaaagaagagaacaagCTTTGGAAAGGATCAGCACTGCCAAAACTGAAGTTAAAACTGAATGTAAAGATGCACAGATTGTCACTGATGCTGAAGTTATTCAG GAAcaagcaaaagaagaaactgCTAGCAAGCCAACTCCTGCCAAAGTAAATAGAACTAAACAGAGAAAAAGTTTTTCTCGGAGTAGGACCCACATCGGACAGCAGCGTCGGAGACACAGAACTGTCAGCATGTGTTCAGATATCCAACCGTCTTCTCCTGATGTAGAAGTTACTTCACAACAAAATGATACTGAAAATACTGTACTTGCAATAGAACCAGAAAGTGAAACTGCACTAGCAGAAATAATTACTGAAACTGAAGTTccagcacttaataaatgtccaACAAAGTATCCCAAAACAAAAAAG cACTTGGTCAATGAATGGTTAAGTGAGAAGAATGAGAAGACGGGAAAACCTTCAGACACCCTTTCAGAAAAGCCTCTGCGCATAACTACAGATCCTGAAGTGTTAGCTACACAGCTCAATTCTTTACCGGGTCTCACTTATAGTCCGCATGTATACTCTACTCCTAAGCACTACATTAGATTCACTTCACCATTCCTttcagaaaaaaggagaagaaaagaacctcCTGAAAACATTTCTGGCTCATGCAAGAAG CGGTGGTTGAAACAAGCTCTGGAAGAAGAAAACTCAGCAATTTTACACAGATTTAATTCACCCTGTCAAGAAAGATCCAGAAGTCCTACAGTCAATGGTGAAAATAGAAGTCCACTACTATTAAATGATAGCTGTTCTCTTCCAG ATTTAACTACACCACTAAAAAAACGAAGACTCTATCAGTTACTAGATTCTGCTTACTCAGAAACCTCCACACCTACTCCTTCACCATATGCTACCCCAACTCACACAGATATTACTCCTACGGATCCATCATTTGCCACTCCTCCACGGGCAAAGTCAGACGACGAAGCTTGTAGAAATGGTTATAAGCCCATTTATTCACCAGTTACCCCAGTAACTCCGGGCACACCGGGAAATACCATGCACTTTGAg aATATTTCTTCCCCAGAAAGTTCTCCAGAAATTAAGAGACGCACTTATAGTCAAGAG GGCTTTGACAGATCTTCAACCATGTTAACATTGGGGCCTTTtagaaattctaatttaactgAACTCGGTCTGcaagaaataaagactattggtTATACCAGCCCTAGGAGTAGGACTGAAGTCAGTAGGCAGTGCCCTGGAGAAAAGGAATCTGTGTCAGACCTTCAACTGGGACTCGATACAGTTGAGCAAGCTGCCTTACATAAAACCATGGAAACACCTGCACATGACAGGACTGAGTCTAACAGCCAACTGGAATCTGCTCACTCTGGACGGGGCCCAATATATTCTTCCTGGGTAAAGAGTCCTGACAGAACAGGAGTTAACTTCTCAGTAAACTCCAACTTGAGGGACCTGACACCCTCACATCAGTTGGAGGTTGGAGGAGGCTTCCGAATAAGTGAGTCAAAGTGCCTGATGCAGGATGATACTAGAGGCATGTTTATGGAAACACCTGTGTTTTGTACTTCAGAAGATGGGCTTGTATCTGGTTTTGGACGGACTATTAATGACAATTTGATCGACGGAAGTTGCACACCCCAGAATccaccacaaaagaaaaag GTTTCTCTATTAGAATACCGGAAAAGACAACGTGAAGCTAGGAAAAGTGGCTCTAAGGCAGAACACTTTCCACTGGTtaacgtatcacctcacacaactGGAAACTTGAGCAGCAACAATGCTGATGGGTGTGCCAACGGGAATGAAAATGGGGAGCAGATAGAAAGCACTGCTAGCCTACCTTTACCAACACCAGCTACAGTTTATAATGCTACTTTGGAAGAAACCAGCAATAACTGTCCTGTTAAGGAAGCTTCTGCCAGTGAAAAGAATGAACCAGAAGTCCAATG GACCGCCTCAACTTCAGTGGAGCAAGTGCGAGAGAGGAGTTATCAGAGAGCTTTACTACTCAGTGATCACCGAAAAGATAAAGATAGTG GGGGAGAGTCACCATGTGTCCCATGTTCACCGATTCATGTTCCGTCTTCACCTTCATCTCATTCAAATCACATTCCCCAGTTGCAACCCAAGGGCCCAGTCCCTTCTTTCAGTGAACTTATAGAAG ATCCTGATCCTGAAAATCCAGAACCCACGACTACAAGTGAATGTGCGTCCCCAGATCCTTCCCAAAATACTTGTAAAAGCCCTTCAAAAATGAGCAAG CCTGGTTCACCGGGACCTGTAATTCCTGCCCAGCCACATGGGAAAATACTCACAAAACCAGATTCCCATTGGGAGGGAGCAGTTACTGTGTCAGAAGCGGAGAACGGTGTCCACCTGAAAACAGAACTCCATCAAAAACAGCTGTCAAGTAACACCCAAGCACTTTCGAAGAATCCTCCTCCACAGCCACTTGTTCGCGGCGCACCTGAGCAACTTGCACAGAAGCTGCCGTCCGCGCCCGTGAAGTTGCACTGTCCTCCATCACCTCACGGAGAAAATCCTCCAAAGTCGTCGACGCCTCACACGCCTGTACAACACGGTTATCTTTCACCAAAGCCTCCTTCACAGCAGTTAGGCTCTCCCTACAGGCCTCACCACTCACAGTCACCTCAAGTTGGAACACCTCAGCGAGAGCCTCAAAGAAATTTTTACCCAGCAGCACAGAACCTTCAAGCCAGTACGCAGCAGGCCCCTTCTGGAGCGCTGTTCACGCAGACGCCCTCAGGACAGCCCCCGGCAGCGCTCAGTCAGCAGTTTACCCAGTCGAGCCTGGGCGGCGCGgccccaccacccccgccccccccgccccccccctcgTCCTCTTACTATCAAAACCAGCAGCCCTCCGCAAACTTTCAGAGCTATAATCAGCTGAAAGGCAGTCTTTCCCAACAAACTGTGTTTACATCAGGACCAAATCAAGCTCTCCCCGGCACCACGGGCCAGCAAGCCGTTCCGGGACATCACGTGACTCCAGGGCACTTTCTGCCTTCGCAGACCCCTCCCGTTCACCACCAGACCTCCGCCGCCGTagtcccaccccctcctcccccacctcccgcTCCAGGACCACACCTCGCCCAGCCACAGCCACACTCCGTAGCACACGGCGTGGGGCCTGTCCACGCTGTCGCCCCTGGGTCCCACGTTCACTCTCAAACGGCTGGACACCGTCtgccacccccacctccccctcccgccccgcATCACCATCCACCGCCCCACCCCTCCACGGGACTCCCAGGTCTGCAAGCACAACACCAGCACGTGGTGAGCTCcgcccctccaccaccccctcctccGCCGCCTTCCGGTGTTCTGGCTTCCGGACATCATACCCCATCGGCTCCGGCCTTACACCACCCACCTCATCAAGGACCTCCACTTTTTCCTTCAAGTGCTCATCCAGCTGTACCACCGTACCCCTCACAAGCTACTACACATCACACCACTCTGGGACCGGGACCCCAACACCAGCCTTCTGGAACAGGGCCACATTGTCCTTTACCAGTCGCAGGTCCTCATCTCCAGCCCCAAGGACCAAACAGTATTCCCACACCTACCGCTTCAGGGTTCTGTCCTCATCCTGGCTCTGTGGCCCTGCCACATGGGGTTCAAGGACCTCAGCAGGCATCTCCAGTGCCTGGACAGATTCCAATTCACAGAGCACAGGTGCCACCAACATTTCAGAACAATTACCATGGTTCAGGGTGGCATTAA